Proteins found in one Xenopus laevis strain J_2021 chromosome 1L, Xenopus_laevis_v10.1, whole genome shotgun sequence genomic segment:
- the zar1.L gene encoding zygote arrest protein 1-like yields MASFSEEAMDSYMYPAYNPYSYRYMTPKNKGMSWRQKNYLASYGDTGDYYDNYQRAQLKAILSQVNPNLTPRLRKANTRDVGVQVNPRQDASVQCSLGPRTLLRRRPGALRKPQQSPPEQGSPASPTKTVRFPRTIAVYSPVAAGRLAPFQDKGENLSEKTEALRSEGSRGEGGRPEGKQEDGEIKEQTKMDKADQEEVAPDQTRPKFQFLEQKYGYYHCKDCNIRWESAYVWCVQGTNKVYFKQFCRTCQKSYNPYRVEDIMCQSCKQTRCMCPVKLRHVDPKRPHRQDLCGRCKGKRLSCDSTFSFKYII; encoded by the exons ATGGCTAGCTTCTCAGAGGAAGCAATGGATAGCTACATGTACCCAGCTTACAATCCTTATTCGTATAGGTACATGACTCCTAAGAATAAAGGGATGAGCTGGAGACAGAAGAACTATTTGGCCAGTTATGGAGACACTGGGGACTACTATGATAACTATCAGAGGGCTCAGCTGAAGGCCATCTTGTCTCAGGTGAACCCCAACCTCACTCCGAGGCTGCGCAAAGCAAACACAAGGGATGTGGGGGTACAGGTAAACCCCAGGCAGGATGCATCAGTTCAGTGCTCCTTGGGGCCCAGAACTTTACTCAGAAGGAGGCCTGGGGCCTTAAGAAAGCCACAACAATCTCCACCAGAGCAAGGAAGCCCTGCCTCCCCCACAAAGACTGTGCGATTCCCCAGGACTATTGCAGTGTATTCACCTGTGGCTGCTGGAAGGCTGGCTCCATTTCAGGATAAAGGGGAAAATCTGTCAGAGAAGACTGAGGCGCTGAGAAGCGAAGGCTCCAGAGGAGAAGGTGGGAGACCGGAAGGAAAGCAAGAGGATGGAGAGATCAAGGAGCAGACTAAGATGGACAAGGCAGACCAAGAGGAAGTGGCCCCTGATCAGACAAGGCCAAAGTTCCAG TTTCTGGAGCAGAAGTATGGCTATTATCACTGTAAGGACTGCAACATCCGATGGGAGAGCGCCTACGTGTGGTGTGTGCAGGGAACCAATAAG GTGTACTTCAAGCAGTTCTGTAGGACGTGCCAGAAATCCTATAATCCCTACCGTGTGGAAGACATCATGTGTCAG AGCTGCAAGCAGACGAGATGCATGTGTCCAGTCAAACTGCGCCACGTCGACCCCAAGAGGCCCCACCGCCAGGATTTGTGCGGGAGATGCAAAGGCAAACGGCTCTCGTGTGACAGCACCTTTAGCTTCAAATATATCATTTGA